The following are encoded in a window of Longibacter salinarum genomic DNA:
- a CDS encoding TonB-dependent receptor, translating to MKLTATRWLSLICLLLVLPVAPALGQSTTASITGSVVDQSGETIPGANVVAIHQPTGTQYGTATNAQGRFSILNMRVGGPYLVRASFVGYQTVEKTGVMLDLNEKATIDFQLRPKTEELEGVEVIAEREGVIDANRTGAATNIRQEQIDALPSISRSITDYARLTPQYTGGGSLAGNNDRYNSISVDGATLDDVFGLGDAVPGSQAGTQPISLDAIEEFQIDIAPYDVRKSGFTGGQINAVTKSGSNEFEGLVRYFGRNESFTGDLQGEGTGEFSRQYFIGNVGGPIIEDELFFFVNAEYVTQKNPQNTGIGPGPNNFQISGVDTRDYIDQVADISQNVYGYNPGGTSVISENQDSYKFLAKLDWNLNDNNRLTLRHNYVKGLDDSGLGRGENSFDFSSQLYQFSSVQNSTVLQLNTTLGDNMFNEARVVYTRIRDSRDIGDETFSDVTLVPSSDSQIQLGPGRFNQANRLDQDLVEITNDFSYVRGNHTFTLGTNNQIWSFSNLFIQDFYGQFEFEPLESDGDRVISALDAYERGQPTVYRYSYATEAAGTEKPIAEFTAFQVGLYAQDEWQALENLRLTFGLRADMPIIPDNPTFNPTAYEAFGVSTSSVATGNPIWSPRFGFNYSNDYLGEDFETQVRGGIGLFAGDPPFVWISNQFSNTGADFVRIEERFGYDDYYDGPNDTPGRRFVPTDLGENTREKLPRAGDNALITPVATTEINVISDDFKYPQVFRTNLAIDQQLPNGFAVTLEGLYSSTVNGVTFTNLNYEQTDESKYGRPIYGQTVSPRFTNALLLKNTNKGYSYSGTIQLQRQVREGLSGSLSYTLNEARSVNTGSSSRAISNWQFNENVDVNNPRLGRTDQALRHRVLGTLNYRLEYLDRFATTVGLIYDGRSGQPFSWIYAGNANGDTQSFNDLVYVPEGPNDVVLESENWESMNAFINAWDGLDDYRGGFTKRNIDMGPWSHQIDLQISQNIVTYQQQKLEITATMENVLNWINDDWGRQQFVQFQNSVAWDFSGYVESADVGSELGGRILTQDDVGKPIVSFDESNLQETASDELFQTSNIGSRWQVQLGLRYTF from the coding sequence ATGAAGCTTACGGCTACACGGTGGCTATCGCTGATATGCCTCCTCCTCGTGCTTCCGGTGGCTCCCGCCCTCGGTCAGAGTACGACGGCGTCGATCACCGGATCGGTGGTTGATCAGTCTGGAGAAACGATTCCAGGTGCGAACGTCGTCGCCATCCACCAGCCGACCGGCACGCAGTACGGAACGGCAACGAATGCACAGGGTCGGTTTTCGATTCTTAATATGCGCGTGGGAGGTCCGTACCTCGTACGCGCTTCTTTCGTCGGGTACCAGACGGTTGAGAAGACCGGCGTGATGCTCGACCTGAACGAGAAAGCAACCATTGACTTCCAGCTCCGCCCGAAGACGGAAGAGCTTGAAGGCGTGGAAGTGATCGCGGAGCGAGAGGGCGTCATCGACGCCAATCGCACCGGTGCTGCGACGAATATTCGTCAGGAGCAGATCGACGCGCTGCCGTCGATCAGCCGTAGCATCACGGATTACGCACGCCTCACGCCTCAGTACACTGGAGGTGGAAGCCTTGCCGGTAACAACGACCGGTACAACAGCATCTCGGTCGACGGCGCCACGCTCGACGACGTATTTGGCCTCGGCGATGCCGTGCCCGGCAGCCAGGCGGGAACGCAGCCGATCAGCCTCGACGCGATCGAGGAGTTTCAGATCGACATCGCCCCGTATGACGTTCGGAAGAGCGGCTTCACGGGTGGTCAAATCAACGCCGTCACGAAGAGTGGCTCCAACGAGTTCGAAGGACTCGTTCGCTACTTCGGTCGGAATGAGAGCTTCACCGGCGATCTTCAGGGCGAAGGTACAGGAGAGTTCAGCCGTCAGTACTTCATCGGCAACGTCGGCGGCCCAATTATCGAAGACGAGCTTTTCTTCTTCGTGAACGCGGAGTACGTCACGCAGAAGAATCCGCAGAACACGGGGATCGGGCCGGGACCGAATAATTTCCAGATCTCCGGTGTGGACACGCGAGACTACATCGACCAGGTCGCTGACATCTCGCAAAACGTCTATGGCTACAATCCTGGTGGAACATCCGTGATCTCGGAGAACCAGGATAGCTATAAGTTTCTGGCGAAGCTCGACTGGAACCTGAACGACAATAACCGCCTGACGCTTCGCCACAACTACGTGAAGGGTCTTGACGATAGTGGGCTTGGGCGAGGCGAGAACAGCTTCGATTTCTCGAGCCAGCTCTATCAGTTTTCGAGTGTGCAAAACTCGACGGTGCTCCAGCTCAACACGACGCTGGGTGACAACATGTTTAACGAGGCACGCGTCGTCTACACGCGCATTCGTGATTCGCGAGACATCGGCGACGAAACATTCTCCGATGTCACGCTCGTGCCGTCATCGGACTCACAGATCCAGCTAGGACCTGGCCGGTTCAATCAGGCGAACCGCCTCGATCAGGACCTTGTCGAAATCACCAACGACTTCTCGTACGTGCGTGGCAATCATACCTTCACGCTCGGCACGAACAATCAGATCTGGAGCTTTAGCAACCTGTTCATCCAGGACTTCTACGGACAGTTTGAGTTTGAGCCGCTCGAGAGTGATGGTGACCGTGTGATCTCGGCTCTGGACGCGTATGAGCGAGGTCAGCCGACCGTGTATCGTTACAGCTACGCCACGGAGGCAGCCGGCACGGAAAAACCGATCGCCGAATTTACGGCCTTCCAGGTAGGACTCTACGCTCAGGATGAGTGGCAAGCACTTGAAAATCTACGCCTGACGTTCGGACTGCGTGCAGACATGCCGATCATCCCAGACAACCCAACGTTCAATCCAACAGCATACGAGGCGTTTGGGGTTAGCACATCGAGCGTTGCGACGGGGAATCCAATCTGGTCACCGCGCTTCGGCTTTAACTACAGCAACGACTACCTCGGTGAAGACTTCGAGACGCAGGTCCGAGGTGGTATCGGCCTGTTCGCCGGAGACCCACCATTTGTCTGGATCTCGAACCAGTTCAGCAACACAGGGGCCGACTTTGTTCGCATCGAAGAGCGTTTTGGGTACGATGATTATTACGACGGCCCGAACGACACCCCTGGTCGTCGATTCGTCCCGACGGATCTCGGTGAGAACACGCGCGAGAAGCTTCCGCGTGCCGGTGACAACGCGCTGATTACCCCGGTTGCTACGACCGAGATCAACGTGATTTCGGATGATTTCAAGTACCCGCAGGTCTTCCGGACCAACCTTGCGATTGACCAGCAGCTACCAAATGGCTTCGCTGTTACGCTTGAGGGACTCTATTCCAGCACGGTGAATGGCGTCACCTTCACCAACCTCAATTACGAGCAGACGGACGAATCGAAGTACGGTCGTCCGATTTACGGCCAGACGGTGAGCCCCCGGTTCACGAACGCCCTTCTTCTCAAGAATACAAACAAGGGCTACTCATACAGCGGGACGATTCAGCTTCAGCGCCAGGTGCGTGAAGGCCTGAGCGGGTCGCTCTCGTATACACTCAACGAAGCTCGCTCGGTAAATACCGGCTCCTCGAGCCGTGCGATCTCTAACTGGCAGTTCAACGAGAACGTGGACGTGAATAACCCGCGTCTCGGTCGGACGGATCAGGCCCTGCGTCACCGTGTGCTCGGTACGCTGAACTATCGTCTGGAGTACTTGGATCGCTTCGCTACGACCGTTGGCCTAATTTACGATGGTCGCTCCGGACAGCCGTTTAGCTGGATTTACGCCGGTAATGCCAATGGCGACACGCAGAGCTTTAACGATCTCGTGTACGTTCCCGAGGGGCCGAACGATGTTGTTCTCGAGTCGGAGAACTGGGAGTCGATGAACGCCTTCATCAATGCCTGGGATGGCCTTGATGATTACCGTGGCGGCTTTACAAAGCGAAACATCGACATGGGTCCCTGGAGCCATCAGATCGATCTGCAGATTTCGCAAAACATCGTGACGTATCAACAGCAGAAGCTGGAGATTACAGCCACGATGGAGAACGTCCTGAACTGGATCAACGACGACTGGGGCCGTCAGCAGTTCGTGCAGTTCCAGAACAGTGTTGCCTGGGACTTCAGCGGCTACGTTGAATCGGCGGATGTCGGAAGTGAACTCGGTGGCCGCATCCTTACGCAAGATGACGTTGGCAAGCCGATCGTTAGCTTCGACGAGTCGAATCTTCAGGAAACGGCTTCGGATGAGCTTTTCCAGACGTCGAACATCGGGTCGCGCTGGCAGGTGCAGCTTGGCCTACGCTACACGTTCTAA
- a CDS encoding DUF5689 domain-containing protein yields the protein MYRLRTLFFSILTLVAFSLTACDSGTAPGQESGPGAPTLSISSSTVAAPEIDTTISFDVELRNPIGAEVTAELIYAAGASSAGPEDLGFSTDGLPQIGDAFVVETLTFPAGTTDDVTRTFTYNILDTLDAEARESAFFALQNVSSPEQIAVGNNQIEVSIGFRPIREIRQFDDGRTVAANGIVTRYDDRNVYFQDETAGIVAFEFAGEIADGTSIGDEIVVNGELGEFNGLRQVGPTVNSFSVISTGNDLPDPLNVTIDDITSAGESYEGRLVRVENITTNAQGTFSSGTTYEATDASGSMAFRVQGSSPVGGADVPSGEFTFEGVVGEFQGEYQLLPLRETDIITQ from the coding sequence ATGTATCGATTGCGAACGCTTTTCTTCTCGATTCTGACGCTCGTCGCGTTCAGCCTTACGGCGTGCGACAGCGGCACGGCGCCCGGACAGGAATCCGGACCGGGAGCGCCGACTCTATCCATCTCAAGCAGCACAGTCGCAGCACCGGAGATTGACACGACGATCTCCTTCGACGTGGAACTCCGAAACCCGATCGGCGCAGAGGTCACGGCCGAACTTATTTACGCCGCCGGTGCTAGCTCGGCGGGACCGGAAGATCTTGGGTTTTCGACGGACGGGCTCCCGCAAATTGGTGATGCTTTCGTCGTCGAGACGCTCACGTTCCCGGCGGGGACAACTGACGACGTCACCCGGACGTTCACGTACAACATTCTCGACACCCTCGACGCAGAAGCACGAGAATCGGCCTTCTTTGCCCTGCAGAACGTTTCTTCACCAGAGCAGATTGCAGTCGGCAACAACCAGATCGAGGTTTCCATCGGATTTCGCCCCATTCGGGAGATTCGGCAGTTCGACGATGGACGGACCGTTGCTGCCAATGGCATTGTGACGCGCTATGACGATCGAAATGTTTACTTCCAAGACGAGACAGCCGGCATCGTCGCGTTCGAATTTGCCGGCGAAATCGCTGACGGGACGAGCATTGGCGACGAGATTGTCGTGAACGGAGAGCTCGGTGAGTTCAACGGTCTCCGCCAGGTTGGTCCGACGGTGAACAGCTTCTCAGTGATATCCACCGGCAATGATCTCCCCGATCCGCTCAACGTCACGATCGACGATATCACGAGCGCGGGCGAAAGCTACGAAGGTCGTCTTGTGCGCGTCGAGAACATCACGACGAATGCGCAGGGCACCTTCTCGTCGGGTACTACCTACGAGGCGACCGACGCAAGCGGCTCCATGGCCTTCCGGGTTCAGGGAAGCAGTCCTGTGGGCGGCGCCGACGTCCCGAGTGGCGAGTTCACGTTTGAGGGAGTTGTTGGTGAGTTCCAGGGCGAATATCAACTCCTTCCGCTTCGCGAGACCGACATCATCACGCAGTAG
- a CDS encoding DUF5689 domain-containing protein, whose amino-acid sequence MLRFLSIPFALLLFAAVLAGCDSNSGIPSDVGDDSTIAFAKESDTAPEDTSTYSVDVVVNDPGYKELTVDVVLSQASTIDPSEIELPENTTLSFPKSTTGGESKTFTFEVVDDDTFLEGDETIILELQNATGASTDEVLSTFTLTVTEDDVTLTTMEAKALPEGERAIVDGIVTRVESDGFYLQDDTGALFVFDSSISSEVTQGDEVRVDGSTTYFSGLFQIESVGTDGLTALSSGNSLPDVQVVTLGELESNGEEYESELIRVEGFDIDDGGDATFAGGSNYPVSNTSGSLTLRIPGGSELEGDPIPATANFQGVLGQFNNFGEPDDNTGYQLLGLLDSDVQDASAPAITIAEARAASDGTNVIVEGIITRYDGENVFFQDDTAGIVAFEFDGNIASGTAIGDELRVEGEVGEFNGLRQVGPTITSFEVLSSNNTLPTPVDATINEITSDGEAYEGELVRVTGLSVDATGTFSGGTTYTATDASGSMAFRIQGDSFYAGESVPGQPFTFQGVVGEYQGAYQLLPLRDGDLQ is encoded by the coding sequence ATGCTACGGTTTCTTTCTATCCCTTTTGCGCTCCTGCTTTTTGCAGCGGTGCTCGCCGGATGCGACAGCAATTCCGGCATTCCGTCCGACGTCGGCGACGACTCTACCATTGCGTTCGCCAAAGAAAGCGATACGGCTCCAGAAGATACGTCCACGTACTCGGTTGACGTTGTCGTCAATGATCCAGGGTACAAGGAATTGACGGTCGATGTCGTTCTGTCCCAGGCCAGCACAATTGATCCCTCGGAGATTGAGCTCCCGGAGAACACGACGCTGTCGTTCCCGAAGAGCACGACCGGCGGGGAATCGAAAACGTTCACGTTTGAGGTCGTTGATGATGATACGTTCCTGGAAGGGGATGAAACCATCATTCTCGAACTCCAAAACGCAACAGGCGCGTCAACGGACGAGGTTCTGTCGACATTTACGCTGACGGTAACGGAGGATGATGTTACTCTCACGACCATGGAAGCGAAGGCCCTTCCGGAAGGCGAGCGAGCGATCGTTGATGGGATTGTGACCCGCGTCGAGAGCGACGGCTTTTATCTCCAAGACGACACCGGCGCGTTGTTCGTCTTCGACAGCTCCATTTCAAGTGAGGTCACTCAAGGCGACGAGGTTCGTGTCGATGGCTCGACAACATACTTCAGCGGTCTCTTTCAGATCGAAAGCGTTGGAACGGATGGCCTGACGGCTCTTTCTTCTGGAAATAGTCTGCCGGATGTTCAGGTCGTAACGCTTGGAGAACTCGAGAGCAATGGCGAAGAATATGAAAGCGAGTTGATCCGCGTCGAAGGATTCGATATTGACGACGGTGGGGATGCAACGTTCGCCGGCGGGTCCAACTACCCGGTTAGCAACACCTCTGGTTCGCTCACTCTCCGGATTCCAGGCGGCTCCGAACTTGAGGGAGACCCGATTCCTGCTACGGCCAATTTCCAGGGCGTACTCGGCCAGTTTAACAACTTTGGCGAGCCGGATGATAACACCGGCTACCAGCTGCTCGGCCTCCTTGATTCTGACGTACAGGACGCCAGTGCTCCAGCTATTACTATTGCTGAGGCTCGGGCAGCCAGCGACGGTACAAACGTCATAGTGGAGGGCATCATCACGCGCTACGATGGTGAAAATGTGTTCTTCCAGGACGATACCGCTGGCATTGTGGCCTTTGAGTTTGATGGTAATATCGCCTCAGGTACAGCAATCGGCGATGAGCTCCGTGTTGAAGGCGAAGTTGGTGAATTCAACGGCCTCCGTCAGGTCGGACCAACCATAACCAGTTTCGAAGTGCTCTCGAGCAACAACACACTGCCAACGCCGGTTGATGCCACCATCAACGAAATCACGAGCGATGGCGAAGCGTACGAAGGCGAGTTAGTGCGCGTCACCGGTCTCTCAGTGGATGCCACAGGTACATTTTCGGGAGGCACAACGTATACCGCGACCGACGCGTCAGGTAGCATGGCCTTCCGTATCCAGGGCGATAGCTTCTACGCGGGTGAATCTGTTCCAGGACAGCCCTTCACCTTTCAGGGCGTAGTCGGAGAGTATCAGGGCGCTTATCAGCTCCTTCCGCTTCGCGACGGCGATCTGCAGTAA
- a CDS encoding endonuclease — protein MRTQPLLRFLTFLALLVVASTSGTVAQSVVTIAEARSQGVDATVTVEGTVTRAFGSFVRLQDDSGTTGASALVIRQTSGPFNTDVTSGVITAGTQLQVTGTLSEFNGLLQINESDLGDYQVLGQGSVPAPQSVSIDDLASAGEDYESELVSISSLSFQSASGVFANGEDYTVVGETGSFPFRVQQADETQLAGTTIPAGAFEYEGVVGQFINDYQLIPVLESDVQSSRSFRFNRIFANVEEGTGTVSVDVSALNVADGETVSVTVDAGAGSTAEVGTDVTGLTVPQTLTFTDADPAPQSISVNVSDDTETEGLERLELVLSSADGAIAVPGRFTIWIRDDATAQGTVASGETGDILVETLQATFGSAPTLGYDIARDSLYRTIYNDGGIVEGIYTGFQATVDPNGGDASQQAGDDGVNTEHIWPRSQGAEEEPALSDMHILAPAFGSVNSARSNYAYGEIPNTETDTWFFEDQSQSTIPASNIDAWSELDDSPTRTDRRFEPREAVKGDVARAAFYFVTMYPNRANLQFYEQQRETLFQWHQDDPVDAAEVRRNIIQASYQGNKVNPFIVDPTLIDRAYFSGGGSPSPTVISIREARQLGGGATVTVEGTVTRLTDDGPYIQDATAGLYVFESQGAFGSDLGNTIQVGTELCVTGSLEYYNGLLELTDVADGQYEAVSQGNTLPTPPVVTLSDIVSNGEDYEAELVRVEDIQIEANGDATFQASTNYAVTDASLGTPTDAVSMRIPDGSPLVGVEIPVTTTFAGALGQFNGEGFESDEPDTGYQLLGLATSDLQGAGGTIPDETKLDVSLSFGSTGETASYRLVGLAGQVDRSIATTLSGAPEVSWTAFHDTGASQDYLQTYDGSDTFNFRPGRGFWLLSTSDWTVSETVSNVNVSNNTTTVPLHDGWNIISNPLPLDVSWSAVVSANGGSLQPIWQWDGSFQQTASFTAATGGEAFYFLNDQGLTELTIPTGASSTPTTLATHSIDMTRHVELEVTDRSGNVSRIQVGEMKNAHRGIDPYDHVAPPTGFARTALRVQAPGADNKREKYLARDLRAPANGGQTYPLRLLSKDARAVTLGVQSLPAQAGTRVILVNDESGVRHDLTSTSSLSVNPSQTSTSWTLLVGTEAYVSSELNASPDQVVVEPPAPNPFRDATTIRYVLPESKDVKVEVYDLLGRRLHTLVNKRQSAGEHTIRWNGTRGNGASLSSGMYFVRMNLGAVQHVHKVVHVR, from the coding sequence ATGCGAACGCAACCGCTACTACGCTTTCTCACGTTCCTGGCGCTATTGGTCGTTGCCAGCACATCGGGCACAGTCGCCCAGTCAGTGGTCACGATTGCTGAGGCGCGGAGCCAGGGTGTCGATGCGACGGTGACGGTGGAAGGGACGGTGACCCGTGCCTTCGGTTCGTTCGTCCGCCTTCAAGATGATAGCGGTACGACGGGAGCGAGTGCTCTCGTCATCCGCCAGACCAGCGGGCCGTTCAACACAGATGTGACTAGTGGTGTCATCACGGCAGGCACGCAGCTCCAGGTGACCGGTACGCTGTCCGAGTTTAATGGACTGCTACAAATCAATGAGAGCGACCTGGGTGATTACCAGGTGTTAGGTCAGGGATCCGTTCCAGCCCCCCAGTCTGTGTCGATTGATGACTTGGCGTCAGCCGGAGAGGATTACGAATCGGAACTGGTGTCCATTTCGAGCCTCAGTTTTCAAAGCGCGAGTGGCGTCTTTGCGAATGGCGAAGACTACACTGTTGTAGGAGAAACAGGATCATTCCCATTCCGCGTTCAACAAGCGGATGAGACGCAACTCGCCGGCACTACAATTCCGGCAGGTGCGTTCGAATATGAAGGCGTCGTTGGTCAGTTTATCAATGATTATCAGTTGATTCCGGTACTGGAAAGCGACGTGCAGTCGTCTCGCTCATTCCGGTTCAATCGCATTTTTGCCAACGTCGAAGAAGGGACGGGTACGGTATCGGTTGACGTTTCCGCCCTTAACGTGGCAGATGGCGAGACCGTATCCGTTACCGTAGACGCTGGAGCGGGGAGCACGGCTGAGGTGGGTACGGATGTAACCGGCCTGACGGTACCCCAAACGCTGACATTTACAGATGCGGACCCTGCGCCACAGTCCATTTCAGTTAATGTCTCTGACGATACGGAAACGGAGGGGCTCGAGCGCCTGGAACTCGTTCTCTCGTCCGCGGATGGTGCCATTGCGGTGCCTGGTCGGTTTACGATTTGGATTCGTGACGACGCAACGGCGCAGGGGACCGTCGCTAGTGGGGAGACGGGTGATATACTGGTCGAGACTCTTCAGGCTACATTTGGGTCGGCACCGACACTCGGATACGACATCGCTCGGGATTCGCTCTACCGTACCATCTACAACGACGGTGGCATCGTAGAGGGCATTTACACTGGTTTTCAGGCAACGGTCGATCCGAACGGAGGTGATGCCAGTCAGCAGGCCGGTGATGATGGAGTGAATACGGAGCACATCTGGCCGCGTAGTCAGGGAGCAGAGGAGGAGCCGGCGCTGAGCGACATGCACATCCTGGCACCGGCCTTCGGGAGTGTTAACTCCGCGCGAAGCAACTACGCGTATGGTGAGATTCCGAATACGGAGACAGACACGTGGTTCTTTGAGGATCAGTCGCAATCCACCATCCCGGCGTCGAATATCGACGCGTGGAGTGAGCTTGACGATAGTCCCACCCGAACCGACCGGCGGTTTGAGCCGCGCGAGGCTGTAAAGGGTGATGTGGCACGAGCCGCCTTCTACTTCGTCACGATGTATCCCAATCGCGCGAACCTGCAGTTTTACGAGCAGCAGCGAGAGACACTGTTTCAGTGGCACCAAGACGACCCCGTCGATGCGGCAGAGGTCCGCCGTAACATCATCCAGGCCAGTTACCAGGGTAATAAGGTGAACCCGTTTATCGTCGATCCTACGCTGATCGACCGGGCTTACTTCAGTGGTGGGGGTTCGCCGTCGCCGACGGTTATTTCCATTCGTGAGGCTCGACAGCTAGGCGGGGGAGCGACCGTAACAGTCGAAGGTACCGTTACTCGTCTAACAGATGATGGGCCGTACATCCAGGATGCCACGGCCGGCCTCTACGTATTCGAGTCACAGGGGGCGTTCGGGAGCGATCTTGGCAACACCATCCAGGTCGGCACGGAGCTCTGCGTTACGGGTTCGTTAGAATACTACAACGGACTCCTCGAGCTCACGGATGTGGCTGACGGTCAGTATGAGGCTGTCTCACAGGGAAATACGCTTCCGACTCCACCGGTCGTCACGCTGAGTGATATCGTCTCGAACGGTGAGGACTATGAGGCTGAACTTGTTCGCGTTGAAGATATTCAGATCGAGGCCAACGGGGACGCAACGTTTCAGGCAAGCACAAATTATGCGGTCACCGATGCCTCTCTTGGGACCCCCACAGACGCCGTTTCGATGCGCATTCCGGATGGATCACCGCTTGTCGGCGTCGAAATTCCCGTCACCACCACGTTTGCCGGTGCGCTTGGGCAGTTTAATGGGGAAGGCTTCGAAAGCGACGAACCAGACACTGGTTATCAACTTCTTGGATTAGCTACGAGCGATCTACAGGGTGCAGGGGGGACGATCCCCGACGAAACAAAGCTAGATGTGTCACTCTCTTTCGGAAGTACAGGGGAGACGGCCAGTTATCGTCTCGTCGGCCTTGCTGGACAAGTTGATCGGTCGATCGCTACGACCCTGTCCGGAGCACCAGAAGTTTCTTGGACGGCATTCCACGATACGGGTGCGTCGCAGGACTACCTGCAAACGTACGATGGTTCTGATACGTTCAACTTCAGGCCGGGGCGAGGATTCTGGCTTCTTAGCACGAGCGATTGGACCGTGTCCGAAACGGTGTCGAACGTCAATGTCTCGAATAACACGACCACGGTCCCGCTTCATGACGGATGGAATATCATCTCGAACCCGCTTCCGCTAGACGTTTCCTGGAGTGCGGTCGTTAGCGCGAATGGCGGTTCCCTGCAACCGATTTGGCAATGGGACGGGAGCTTCCAGCAGACAGCATCATTTACGGCTGCAACCGGAGGGGAAGCGTTTTACTTCCTGAACGACCAGGGTTTAACCGAACTAACGATTCCGACCGGGGCTTCCTCGACCCCCACTACACTTGCGACACACAGTATAGATATGACCCGCCATGTGGAGCTTGAGGTCACGGATAGAAGCGGAAACGTCTCCCGGATCCAAGTCGGGGAGATGAAGAACGCTCACCGTGGGATTGATCCGTACGATCACGTCGCTCCACCAACGGGATTCGCGCGGACGGCGCTTCGTGTCCAAGCACCAGGGGCTGACAACAAACGGGAGAAATATCTGGCGCGAGATCTACGCGCACCCGCGAATGGGGGTCAGACATACCCGTTGCGTCTACTTTCGAAAGATGCCCGTGCTGTGACGCTTGGGGTGCAATCGCTGCCGGCGCAGGCTGGCACGCGAGTCATTCTTGTCAACGACGAAAGCGGCGTACGTCATGATCTGACTTCTACATCTTCGCTGTCCGTAAATCCGTCCCAAACGTCGACCTCGTGGACGCTACTGGTTGGCACCGAAGCGTACGTGAGCTCGGAGCTAAATGCATCTCCCGATCAGGTCGTTGTTGAACCGCCAGCCCCGAACCCGTTCCGGGATGCCACCACGATTCGCTACGTGCTCCCTGAATCGAAGGACGTCAAAGTTGAAGTGTATGACCTTCTCGGGCGTCGCTTGCACACGCTGGTTAATAAGCGCCAATCAGCCGGAGAACACACGATTCGGTGGAACGGCACGAGAGGTAACGGTGCGTCCTTGTCGAGCGGGATGTATTTTGTCCGCATGAATCTGGGGGCTGTTCAGCACGTCCACAAAGTCGTGCACGTGCGCTGA